A stretch of DNA from Rhipicephalus microplus isolate Deutch F79 unplaced genomic scaffold, USDA_Rmic scaffold_176, whole genome shotgun sequence:
CAAGCAAAACAATACAAAGACTCCAATTTATGCCACGTTAAATCAAATTTTAGATATTATCATCAACGGATTATTTTCTCTGTACATTGTTCGTTGCCCAGCCATCTGTTACAGCAGAAATTTTCCATCATAAGCGCTGTCGACATCATCTTATACAACAACCAACTGAGGTGCCATTCAGACGTATTTGCGGTGCTATTTAGGTTGATAcataaaaaagcaagaaaaagtcTTGGTTTTGTGCCTAGAGAGGTGCCAATGGTGATTTATCAGATGAACATACAACGTACTGCGGGATGATAACTTGTCTGGTAAGTTAAAGGTAAATCAAGTCGTTACTAGAGCGCTGAAATTATGTTGTGTGTTGAGGCGAGGTTACGCATGGCGGTAGATATATTCAATAAGTGCGTACCATGTGGCTGTTGTTATGGGCTGTTATGTATGTTTATTAAATGGCCGTAAGATATGAAGGAAACTTGGTACCCGGACAACGGTAACAATTGTTTCGTGTCGCTATCTGTGGGCAAAATGTAAAATGAATATTAGTGACCTAAATCTCAGGAGTACTGACATTCAAGGATAAACGATATTGAAAAGACACACGGCTATACATtttcgtgtgtctgtctgtggtgGGCGGGCAGTGGTGTGATGTTTCATGGCTGTGGCGTTCTTCTTCACAGTTACGAAAGGAAAGCTGCCGAAACAGCTCAGTGGTTACTGAACCTACGGAGGATTTTAGATGAGGGCTTACAGGTTATCAGACATGAAATTTATTTACCATGGCTTCAACGCCCACTCCTAGGCGCCCGATCGACGCAAACCTTGGCGGTGAATCGTGTAGGCCTCCTGTTATGAAGACGAACTCCGTTTGCCCGTAGACTGAAGAACAGAGGAAAGGCATTTGCGAACGCTTACTGAAGAGCTACAATTAATtgcttttgtgaaaaaaaaatctttctacAAAAGCTTCGTTCAGTGACACCGCAGAAAAGTGAAAGGCTTATGGTGAATAGCGTAGTCAAGGCGGTGGTGAACCAGGGCTACTGATTGATATTCTGCTTATCTTCCACACCACTAAATTTTCTCGCCTTTATTTGTATAGCTAAAAACAGCTGCTTATACTAATAATGTAGTGTTGTTAGTCCTCTTAGTCGTATACATGCGCTAAGGCTTGCTTTATGCTGATCGCTTGCATCTGTTTTCACTTCAAATAACATGCAAGTACAAAGAAAACACTTGCGAAGCAAACAGTCCAAGGATGTCTTTTTTAAAGTTGTAATAACATGCAAAACACGATAGATAGCTGGGCTAATTGGCATTGGGTGCTTTGCAAACGAGAGACGAGAGACGAAAACATAAACACCGTGGCGGACATGCACAGTGCGCGTGACTCTTCGTCTACCGTCTTCTTTGATGCCCCTGTCATGGGAATCGGTGTAACACGAAACTGAACCGTGTCGTCACAGGAGTGAGGCTGATTGTTTATTTAGGCAAAAACCTTTGGGTACCTCAGCAGACGCGAAAACCGGCCGTCGGCGCAGGCGTGCCACGTTGGCAGCGTCAGCAGCCACACAGCATCTCGCACAAcacgagtgatgaaaaaaaataatgacccGTGAATGCGCCCATCCCGACGACTAACGCTAAAGGTGACGATTTTGCCTATGCGCTAGCTGAAGTAACTCACATGCATCCGGATACATCATATGGTGAACACCGTACAAAAATGGTATCAACAAGCACATAATGAACAGTGGTACTCGATATGTGCTTTTTCAAAGTGTcgttgtttgacgaaagaaactCCAAGGTGCGCGCTCCCCATTAATGGGGTAGCCCGTACGTCTGTGCTCATGCATATACCAGGCTGCACTTCGGGAATTTGAGAGACCGAGTTCAAAGATTGAGTCCTGAAAGTGGGTAGGTGTTCCTCTTCCTGTGTTCCGTAGAGTAGGCTACATCAATGCGCTGAAGCTTACCGAAGTACTAACAGTCGGCAATCGTTGGTCTCAGGGTGCCATACTTCGCGACATCCACACGGCGACAAAACTATACGATGCAATTTTTAGCGACGCCGTATAGCGATAGACTCGGGTAATTTTGACCTCATGAAgctttttttaacgtgcgcctaaatttaGGTACATGAGCcttaagcattttcgcctccatcaaaaatgcggctgcACTGCCCGGGTGGCTGGAGCCTCCGGCATCAATGAACACAGGGGAAAACTTACTTTGAACGTAGCTCTTGAGGTTCAGCTCGCGGAAGAGGCTCTTCGCAACATCTTCACTGATGTAGCTTGTTCCAGTTGCAAGGTAGCGCAAGTGGCTAAGATCGTAGCGGCTGCGTTGCGGATGTTCTAGAAGGCAACGGGCCATATATGGCACCGTGCTAAGCGCGGACACCTGTGAATACGTCCAATTAATTGGTAAGACGTTCCCATATTTTTAATGCTTATTTTAATGACAGAGCTGTTTGCATCCCAGGTAAATATCTCTGTAGATCTGTTAACtataactatttatttatttatttatttattataaataataccagtttatttattttttattgtaccctcagaGCCCAAAGGCATTACAGAGATGAGTGAGTATACATGAAGAATACAGAAAACATCACCGCATAGAGAGAAAAAATATACAGAACTACAAAGTTGATGTCAAGAAAGTCACAGCAAGACAAATAATGAAAAGTATCAGCGGGAGTACAGGAGAACAATTTTTATAATAACAAAAATATACAATCAGTAATATATTCATAAAATAGCAACTGTTATTGTTATAGCAACGGAACATATTATTATCTGTTATATCAGGGGCGTCATGGGGAAGGCCATTCCACCTGACACAAATTATGGGTATGAATGATTCATTAAAACATTTAGTGTGACGCGTTGGAATTCCAACTTGTCTGCGGTGATTGGTGCGAGCTGATATATATGAGATCCTTCTGAGTTTTTTCCCAGATAGCTGTAGCAGTATACTATATGAAAAAGACCCAATGAAGCTGCAAACCTTTGATCAGAGATAGGAGAGAGGGGCAAACATGATTTCATAGCGATCATGGTACTTGTTCGATGATACATAGATAATATGAAACGGCAGGCATGGATTTGCACCGCTTGCAAGCCTGAAGTGAGTGAATCAATGCCAGGGCTTCAGACACATGCACGATACTCTCATTTCAAGCAAAGCTGTGTTTTATAAAGCAGTAATTTTATTGAGCTGGGTGAATGAGAAAAGTTCCAGCGAGATACCCAAGCATTCGGTATGCGTTATTTATGACATGATCGACATGAGTTTTCCAGGAAAGGTTAGAAGAATTGTGAATATCAAGGtacttaaaagaaaaaaacagtttCATTACCAACTTTGTTAATGTGGTAAGTAGGAGGTTCATCCGAATTCTGAGAAATGTGCATTTTCTTGCGCCTATTATATTTTATTTCCATACTCCAAGTGTTACACTATTTCAAAACCTTGTTAATGTCTAATTGAAGCCAAGGGACGTCGTTATTGTTGATAATGTCGTGGTATATAACAAAATCATCAGCAAAAAGATTTATTGAGAAGAAATGTTTGTCAGTAAGTCATTTATATGGATGACAAAGAGGAGGGGCCCGAGAACGGTCCCCTGAGGATATCAAACCAGATGGCCCAATTtatggttaacatccctgccttcccCTCATTTTATTCTCCCTCTCTGGGCTTCAGGCGCACTTAAGCTACAATTTTGTAGCTTTTGGTTTAGGGTTCCTTGTCCCTTTGGGACCGGAAAAGTAAAGGCgattattatcattattactaCTTCAATGAACTAGCTGAAGAGTCAATTTCAGCAAGTTCAAAAGAGCAACTAAAGAAATTACTCTCTGAGCGGTAAAATCTCATGGCTATCATCTATTTGTATGTCATGTATGCTCTTGGTTCCTTCTTTGTTCTATTTTTTACTGTCTGCAAAAAAGCAATCGTATTACTCTTTAGTCTGTTCGTTGGCAAAAGGTAACAATGATGGTTCCTGTGACCTTCTAACCACATCTTTTTAACCGGCTCTGCCGGGTCTTCTGACACAAGACCACGGAGACTTAGACAGGTCCGTTTCCTTGTATTCCTTGTAGACGTgtaaaatgaataataataataataataataataataataataataataataataataataataataataataataataataataataataataataataataataataataataataataataataataatgccacCATCTGCACTGTTTGTTGAGCTTTAGAGAAGTTAAACCAAAAGCGGCGCATAAATTTTTTCCTTGTATAGATAATTTTACGTCAGAAGCCGCCACCTTGGGCTGTCTTGCGGGCGCTTTGTTCGTAATGTATATCACCACGTCAGTTTATTAGGTCGCGAAACGTCGAATACACCGGTCCATCTATTTTCACACGAAGGGGGTCACGTGTACGTGATCGTCGCACTGTTTGTTTAGTTGTTTGATATACGAAATGGCAGAGGCTAGCAGAGCAGCATGACGCTAGCAAACCCCGTCCATGAAATAGTCAATACGTTGCATAATACGCGATTACTGAATGGCACGTGTGACCAATGGTGTGATTTGTTCTTCAACACAAAAGTGCAGTGCTTGCCTTGAACCTCTGGAGTGCGTCGAGAGTTGCCTCTGCGTCTGCCTTTTCAAGGAACGCGCATGTAGCTCCCTGGACGATGGCCTTGCATACGCAGTCGAACAAGGCGTAGACGTGACCAAGAGTACTGGTACACAAAAGCACGTCTTCCACCGACAAGCCCATGTGATGTTGGTGACTGCAAAAGTGACGACGGCGTTTCGATTGCATATCCTCCTTTCTTCTGCATGCGAACTATTGGTGTCACTCTTCCCCTATAGCTTCAAGTACTTTAGCAGGATAAACAAATCTTCAATGACTGGCTTTTAAGCACAAAACGAACGTGACTAGAGAAGACGGCACATTCCAATGATTGTGCTTTATGGCATAGTTGGAATAATATGCCCCACTTGTCTCTTATTGTCTTTCGAGATTTACACTTGCACATACTTGTATGTATAATTCATGCATTCATTTTAATTGCTATTTAGGATATACTGCAAGAAAGAACCCAAGTGAGATGGGACTGACATCAAAGGTTCATTGTAACATTGTAGCCTTAACACAGTGGTATCCTATGAATCTAAACCTGAGCTATCGAACGCATCCGTGATCAGTATAGGATATAAATGAACAGCTAGTTTTGAAATAACTGCCTGAGTTTTATAACGTTGGAGGTAGGATATATCAGTGTCTTGACGGTTTCTAATTCATACAGTTTTTGTATTTTGTGCTTATGTGCAACTGATTGGTCGGTGTGCAACAATTATTCAAAGACACATAAACTTATACCGGGTTTCAGGTGTTACAGATAAGAATAAAAATAATTTCTAGAACTGAATTGACTGCGTACATTGCAATACCAGGAATACATAGATCCATATTCGCTAGACGTTTCGACAAGCCAATCACTTAGATGTCTCAAGCCAGCCTAATTGCAATTCTATTAATACCGACTACACTATTCCTAAACAATTCGATGAGCCGTTCTCTTAGATGCCTCAAGTCGGCCTAATCTCCCTCATAAATGACCTATAAAGTTGATGTGGGGAGGCTTTTTCATATCACTATGTAGGCCATTTTTGAAGCACATTTAGCGTCAAGATTAGAGAAACATATCAATATGGATTTCGAGAATGTTTTGAATAAAAACAAAATGGGAACAAGACCGTCATGTCCACACCCGTTCGCAAGCGAGATGTCCAGCCTTGACCACAAGCAAAATATCAGTGGGCCGCATGCGGAAAGTGAACCGCGTGTTGAGACAGCGGACCTACACCATCACAGGGCGTAACTGGAATAGGCCAAAGAAGACACCCTCAAAAGTAAAACTCATCTCATCACCAGACGTAAACTTTAAGTTTGCCGCATAGTAAACAAACCGCATACTATACTAGAGCAAAACAATGACAAAAGATTGGCAATTGACTTATCACCTGTTAGCCTTTACACTTGCCACGAGTGAATCATGGCAGTGCACAACCATTTTAGGTTTCCCTGTGGTGCCGCTCGTAGAACGCATGTAGCATATGCGATTTGATTGGTACTCGATAGAAGGCGATGATAGAAGGCGTGCTTTCGTGCCCATCTCGATGAATTCGTTCCACGGTATCACAAAGCCATCCGCGCCAGTCTGCACACTCGTAGATTCGCCCATGGCAATGATGTGCTGAAACATGGACGTGAATAAAACTTTTGCGATTGTCCTCGCTACAGAGTTGGAAGAAAAATCTCTCATGGCTGTGCTAATGCGTTTCGACGGCAGATAATCGTGACAAACTATTTCTGAATGCCGAACGCTAATGTAGTCCGGGCGCAGGCATTGAATTAGTTGTTAGAATCTTCACGATAGGGAAAAGCGGCCTCATGGGATGTATGATGGAAGAGATTCATCGTGCACTGGGAACGACACTAGGGCGTCTTGGCAGTCTCGACAATTCACTACCGTTCGCGCTGCACTATATACGACCATTTTGTTTTAAGTGTACTACAATTTCAACCATTTCGGCCTCTTTCTCTTTCAGGGGCAACGCTCCTTATGGCGAGACCTGGCCGGTGCACGAGCGGCGTCGGTCGTCGACCATTATCACACCCAGTAGCGCTGTACGCATGCGTTGTACGCATTCCATTTCTCGTTTCGTTTCCTAGAGGATGCTGTCATATGGACATGTGTACAATGCGGTGGTTCAGTGAAGGTATGCTAGATGGCTTTGGTGGTGCAGCTGCTCTCCggttggctgctgcgcgggctgcgTGGGGCTCAACCGGAGCGCCCATTATCTGTCATTTTCCTAGATCGTCGCCGTACGAGTGTTCTTGCCGGATCGTGCTGCTTGGTGGACCATGAATGACAATGAGCGCCGGGTTTGGAAGGCCACTACGGCTCGTGCTTGTCGGCAGAATCCCGAGGTGCGGACAATAagcgcattgattgattgatatgtggggtttaacgtcccaaaaccaccatttgactatgagagacgccgtagtggagggctccgaaaatttcgaccacctggggttcttcaacgtgcacccaaatctgagcacacgggcctacagcatttccgtctccatcggaaatgcagccgccgcagccgggatttgaacccgcaccctgcgggtgagcagccgagtaccttagccactagaccaccacggcggggcgacaatgagcgcatggacggacgcatcgatgaatggatgaacgaaggcatggacgcttcgccccgctcatcagtTTTCACTCCGTGAGTATGGtgtatgtttatttattttttgtttctaccACCTGTGCCTCTTGTAGGGTAGCAGAACGGAATGTTTGTTCGAATTAACATTGATTTTTTTTCACAGTCATCACCCTCCTTTCTTTCAGTTCAAAGCAGCAGTGAATCACCTTATAAAACACGAGAAAAGCAGTATGGCGTATTGACACGAAATAAATTTCAGTCCTATAAAAATAAGGGCTGGCACTCACGTTTATGCTTGGCTGCCTCGCCTTCAATTCAAGTGCCGAGTCCATGTCGCTCAGTTCGCAGCAAATAACAGTGAACTTGATGTCTTTCATCAACTCTATGAGGACATCTGCGAAGGAGAAAGATTCATTATCGGTACGCAAACACAACGTCCGCATACGTATTGCTGCATGCTTTACATCAGCGCCTGGCAACATTTTGGTGTAGGCCGCTAAGGCATCACGGCGGGGGCCGGGCggcgcttccgagaggagagaaAGGGTCACTTGACTATAGAAGCAAGAGATGACAAAATTTGGCGAATCGACAATAACCGTACTTtgtaatgaatatatatatatataaataattatAAACAGACAATAATAGGCGTTACCTATATTGCCAACTCTTGTGAATTATATTTATTAGCTATAATTTTCAGCAGTCGGAAGACGTTATTCGGCTAATTGTGACGACGGAGGGAAATGCCAACTCGAAGCGATGTTGCTTTGTTTGTGTGTCCCCTCATTTGAGGTCAATACTGCCATGCCGTCCATCAGACAGGCGGTGACCAGGGGAGAGGGACGCTTGATCTGACGTCATGTCGGGGGACGAATTTGGCCGACCCTTGCTTTACGTATTCGCGACCCTATCATACCCGTTTTTCGGAGATATGGTTTGATGCACCCCCGGGAAACTTGCAAAGTAAGTTACAGGTTATCACATAGATTTGCCTTAGTTTTCGTATTCTTGCAGTTAAGCATGTGGCATCTGTTTTGTAGCTGTACACTGAAATGGGCCTAAATTACACCTTTGGGGTATAACTGCGTATACTTGCGACAGCTTTGCCCTCCCGCATTTATTGATCATATTTTTGCCTTAGCTCTTTTTTAAAGCCCTAGATATCTGAGAAGCAGAAAAGCTTCAGCCAATTCGCAGAGCTTGCACTGTTTTGCTACTGGAGGCTTAGGCTCGTAAACTACTTAATAACAGACCTTTCTTTGAAACTGTCTACTAAAGTTTGAGTTATATACCGACAGAGTATCCCGGGTACTCGTAGGCGACAGCCACATTGGCACAAGCGGCGCCAAAAAAAATCTGCAGGAGCTCAAAGCGATTCGGAGCGATAAGGCACAGTTTGTCACCGGCGCAGACTCCGAGGCTTCTCAAGGCAGCGTGGACGGCTTCCACCTGACTGGCTAGTTCGCCGTACGTTTGTTCGGCGTGTGACGTGGCATTTATCTGGGAAAAAGAAAAGTTAGGGGTTACATAAAACTATACTCTCGTACTATTTTTGTCCTTTCGTTTTTGTTTGTAGCACTCGTGGGAGTGTGAGGCCTGAAATAAATAGAAGTAGACTGTCAAATATGTCCTATAGGAGAGCTCTCTCTGTTTTCTTATGCACTGCATACAATCATCGGCACATGTCTGCTTGCGCATTGCTGCATCAGCAGGGTTTGTCCATGTTACGCAAGAATCATTCGAAAAGGACATTTCAACCGATGGCTACTCTAAGCGTATCAATATATTAGAGTTGTTAGACAAGGTGAGGTCTATCGGTGTGTTGACATTGGAAGTGTACGATTAACGCTTCATTAAAATGATCGCGCGCACGTACCCCCTCCcaacttcacacacacacacacacacacacacacacacacacacacacacacacacacacacacacacacacacacacacacacacacacacacacacacacacacacacacacacacacacacacacacacgcacgcacacacacacacacacacacacacacacacacgcacgcacacacacacacacacacacacacacgcacacgcacacgcacacacacacacacacacacacacacacacacacacacacacacacacacacacacacacacacacacacccgcggTAAGTGTCTTGGCAACTTTGCAAAGCCTCGCGTTCTTCACAAAAGATGCAACTTTACTGACAAGCCCACTCATCTTCGATTGCTTGAAAAAAATTAAGCACGTGAAACATTAACGAGTAATGAAGAGCGCTATGAGAACGTATGGCCTTGACAAAAAGGGCCAATTATTTGCATTTTCACAATGCATGTGATTGTAAAGAATAGTAAAACTACGTGTCCCGGTGGTTCAAACATTGCTGTATACATTGCGGGAAGAGAGACCGACAATTATTGATTGCATTTCGCGAGGAGCATAAATTTAGTGCTGGAGTTTTTCTCCAAAATAACTTCAAGGTA
This window harbors:
- the LOC142791599 gene encoding uncharacterized protein LOC142791599, with amino-acid sequence MKDIKFTVICCELSDMDSALELKARQPSINHIIAMGESTSVQTGADGFVIPWNEFIEMGTKARLLSSPSIEYQSNRICYMRSTSGTTGKPKMVVHCHDSLVASVKANSHQHHMGLSVEDVLLCTSTLGHVYALFDCVCKAIVQGATCAFLEKADAEATLDALQRFKVSALSTVPYMARCLLEHPQRSRYDLSHLRYLATGTSYISEDVAKSLFRELNLKSYVQIYGQTEFVFITGGLHDSPPRFASIGRLGVGVEAMVIDNETRKPLGPMQQGELIVRGPGLMRGYWGMEDEPCTDFEGWYRTGDECYFDQEGWLYLVQRLNEAMYCRNFKIIPAKAEAVLLQSTHVKDCAVVGLPDMQAGHLPHAIIVPKVDSNHLGPEYYRNFADERMPQEYKLEGGVTLVDSIPRNNLGKLVRRELAKWVLERRNQGSLQ
- the LOC142791598 gene encoding uncharacterized protein LOC142791598; translated protein: MATIVKSPFGDCALDVWENFGGYILNHLRLNSNSRLINATSHAEQTYGELASQVEAVHAALRSLGVCAGDKLCLIAPNRFELLQIFFGAACANVAVAYEYPGYSVGI